The following nucleotide sequence is from Drosophila takahashii strain IR98-3 E-12201 chromosome 3L, DtakHiC1v2, whole genome shotgun sequence.
aagcattcagtacgaaaaaatgtcacatagtAGCATTTctaaaggataaattaacaactgaagacaggtccaaaaaaataacaaaaaaaatagccaaatggggtttgacataaaaataattaaactatactccaaattttttGTTAGGCTCAGGATCAAActatttagaaactaatatcggggcaaaattatgtggaaatatgttttactaaAGTTTCAagatttttggcttggtggaccttttggtggaagtgcccatatataacTTTAAATCTCTACAAATTATTGAGTAGAAACTCACCTGCTCCTTGATGTCCTGCAACTGCTGTTTCAATTTCTGCACCACGTCCATCTGGAAGTTGTTGACATTGGAGGGGGCCACCATCACGCTTCCACCGGCCGCTAGATTCGAGACATTCGAAGAGGCTGCTGCAGCGGCCAGCAGATTGTTCTGGCTATTCAGCGGATTGCTGCTGCCCGCCACCGGGGTAACAACAGTGTTGTTCATGACTACATTATGGCCCGAGTTGTTGGAACAGGCTGCTCCCTTTGCGGCTGCTGCCTCCATGAATCGTTCCTCTGCAAGCGGCAGACCCACGCTAGTCGCTCCTCCAGCGGCCGCAGTGACCTTCTCTGGTCGTCCACTGCCGCCGCAGCAGAGACTAAACGACAGGATCTCATCGATCTGCGTGCGACACAGCACGCACTTCTTCATCAAAGCACTGCAGTGCTCGCAGGCAACCATGTGACCGCAGGGCCGGAAGAAAACAGCTGCCCGCCGATCCGAGCACACGAGACACTCGTCGATCTTCTCGCGCGAGGAGACCGTCTCCCGGCAGATGAGGCACTTCTTCACCCTCGGAGCGCAGGTCTCGCAGCAACTGACGTGGCCGCAGGGCTTGAACACCGTATCCCGCTTGGCATCCGAGCAAACGAGGCACTCATCCAGGCTGGGCGTCGATTTGGGGGCATCTTCGTGCAGCGACTGACTCATTTCGTTGAGCGCAAATAtggaggacgaggaggcggCGGGGAAGGTGGAGCTGGAGGCCAAGTTAGCCAGCGGCAAACTGGCCGAAGAGGATTGATTTAGACCGCCACTGCTGGCGGCTCTTGCCCTGGCATTCGAACTCGTACCGGCCACATTGCCGGGCAACTCGGAGTCGTCGGTTTTCCTCTCGTTATAGCACTTGACCAGGGTCTTGCAGAGATTGGGATCGGGACACAGGTCCAGCGGAGTCTGCTGCTTTCGATTCTTCAGCGTCAAATCAGCGCCGTTGGCAGCCAAAAAGCAGGCAATCGAGGCAGAGGCCTTCTTGTTATTCGCATTCCTCAGGCCCATCAAAAGCTTGCCGAATCCCTCGACATCCTGCAGTTGTTTCAGCTGCGAAAGCGTGTGATGTCTGAGCGCCTCGTGCAGCGGAGTGTCGCCATCCTTGTCGGGTATATTCAAATCGGCACCATCCTGCACCAGCAGCTTGACAATCTGCACATGCTGACGCTCCACCGCGAGATGCAGGGCCGTCTGGAGATTCACATTCTGCCTGTCCATATTGGCCTTGCCCATGTGCACGAGCAGCTCGGCAATCTCAACGTGGTTGTTGAGTGCCGCCAGGTGCAGCGCGGTGTAGCCATCGTCCTTCTTCTCCTCCACGATCCACGGGCGGTTTGTCTTGGTCAGCAGGATCTTCATGGCGCTGGGATTGCCCTTGAGGGCAGCATGATGCAGGGCATTAaagccattgttgttgttcaaCGTGATGTCGGCCCCAAAGTCCAGCAGTAGGGAGAGCATCTCGTCGTGCTCCTTGGAGATGGCATCGTGCAGAGGTGTGTCGCCCTCGGAATCCTGAAGGCTGGGATGGCAGCCCAACGTGAGCAGCGTCTTTACCACGTTCAAATGGCCCTTATTGACGGCTATGTGCAGCGACGTCTGCCGTCGCTTGTTGCGCGCATTTAAATCTGCCCCTGCCTTGGCCAAAATCTCGATTACAGCCGCCTCGTCCCCGAAGGCCGCGTGGTGGACAGCGCGATCTCCGTCCTTGTCCTCAATCTCCACGTCAACCGAGTGCCGCAGCAGAACCTGTATGACCTCGATGTGGCCATTCTGGCTGGCCGCCTGCAAAGCCGTGTGTCCGGCAAACACGCcattcacattcacatccGGACCGGAACTGGGCGAGGCACTAGAAGTCGAGGGTTGAGCTGCCCCGGCCAAGTACTCCTCACAGCGGGCCTGTAAACGCAAAGATAATGGTCAAGATAAGCATACACATTTAGGGTATTcgattgcgttgcaaacgttgtaaggtgtaaaagtgtaaggcagttccaacaacagtttctatacaaaatagttttctacTTGTGTAGAAATAATGGTTTAAAATAGGGGTTTTAAATactataaaaatactaaaaagtcGAGTTTGAGGGTGTGGTTATGTCAACTTACAAGCCGATTGaggcttaagaattcgcgtatATCTTGATCTACTTTTGACGtccaatgtttttttatttggtaaaTGACATTGATAAACGATGCTAATATGTGCATCCATATGCCAAATAATTcgctgttttctgttttttggatatttaatTGAGGGCTTAGATAAGACAGTAAGGAAGTGACATTCGTGACCAAAAAGTTGGCggtttaaacaaattgttgGTGAAACCAAAAAAGAATGACTACAATACAAGTAAATAACTTTAATGTCCGTCCTCAGACATTTAACGCCTAAGAAGTCGCGGATTTCTCATATAAAGTAAAAAGGGGGccatttttatgttaaaatgtcaattttattttaagcctCCCTTGCAATTCTTTTTCCtcaaaaagcaattaaataccttaaataattattgaaattacACTCACCGCAAATCCATTGGCAGCTGCCTTGACAAACTCCTCAGTGGCATCGCCGGAGACGTTCGGCTCGAAGAGCTTCTTGAGAATGGCCGAGAGACGTTCCCCGCTGGGGATGACCGGAGCACAGCCCCCGTCGGAGGCGGTGGAGGAGGCCACCTTGCAAACGGCCAGCGGATTGTAGGTCCACGACGTATTGCCCACCTCCACCTTGAGGTCATTGTCATGGTAGACCTGCTGCACGCGACCAATTTTGCCCAGCGTCAGCTGCATAGCATCGGCCCACTCGCCATGGCCGCGCTGCAGGATCTTGATGCTCTCCACATCCGAACAGATCTTCACAATGTCGCCCACCTGAAACTCTGGCGGAGCTGTCGTCGGCGAAGATACCTTAGTGAGGACGGCTGGATTGAAGGTCCAGCGATTGCCGGAATTGTAGGCCACCACAATATCGTGATCCTCATCGATGCCCACGACCATTCCCGCGTTGCTCAGGCACTCGAACATGCCATCGGTCCAGCCGCCATGTCCGTGCTGCAGAGATTGCACGATTTCCAGGTCCAGATCCACGGTGACCTTGTCGCCGATCTGGAAGCCATGTGGTCCCTTGCCGGGTCCGTTTTCGCCCAGCAGGGGCAGGTGATCGCGGTACACATTGCTGCCCTTGGCATCGTTTACGACCTTCAGATCGGCCATTCCCTCGAAGCCCACGCGATAAAGATTCTTGGAGCCATTGTCCCAGATCACATAAGCGGCGGATCTTGGCGAGGCCGAGGACCAATCTTGGATCTCGTTGACCTTGCCACGCCGTCCCACCCCGCCGTCTTGGTCCTCCCACTGCCAGTCGACGCCTCGAACCACCCGAGCTCCCGGGAAAATGCCTCTGGCCAAGACTTTCTTGGACTTTCGTCGCGGTTCCAGCATGGTGCGTTCGCCTCCCGGCGTTGTGATCCTGTAGAAGCGATGCCTCAGGTGATGCTTATCGCCGTGGTAACATATGGAGCACAGATCGTAGTTGATGCACTCGGCGCACTTCCAGCGGATGCCGAAGATCGGTTGCTGGCGGCAAGTGTCGCACATGGTGCCCTCGTGCTTCACGCCAGTTGGGGCGCTGTCCAGGATGCGCAGATCGTAGGCTCCGGCGCAGCGATAATTGGCAGCGGTGCCATTGTCCCAgaccaccaccacctcctcgGCGGACTCGAAATTGCGAACGGTGCCCACATGTCCTTCGCCGCCATCCTGTAACGGAATCAAGAGGGTAGAATGTGAGTCACTTAATCTTCCGATTTTCCATTGCGTAAATAAGTTAAACCCACGCTGATTAGAATGCGAAAGTTGTAGCTGAAGTGCATAATAGCAACTAACTAAGTGTTACGGTAGGCAATCGCTACAAATTCGTTTGGCTATCTCTCGAAGGGATCAGCGAGtcgaaacaaaataaaaaggtttgtgTACCCTACCTAGTCACTAACTCACTATATTTGTTCCAGGCATtagatctaaaaatattttacactagatttaaaatttgcatctCAATATctttatgaaaaataataatagctaGTACAAGGCCATTTTATAAGTATCTGCATTATGATTAGTCATATATGTCAATGAATAGACATTATACaaagaatattaaattacACATTTTGATTCACTTATAAACGATAGTAATTCGTTATAAAATcagttaaaaattgtattttgcgGAAATAACTTAATCTTGATTTACTTTTTATCTACTTCTGTTTATGTAGATGGGCTGCATTTTATCAAATTCACTTTCAAATCTTGCATGAGGTTTATGACTCATAGAGAAAAGATATTTCGGATAAATTATTAGGCAACAACTTTTCAACATTAGcattttaaaaagctttaaaaaaatgatttgaataattttagattattaattttaaatccttaaattcaaaataaatgaaagggtactatatttcatataaattctatgtaatcaaaaaaaattccatatttttgttccctctatttttttttgtcgagtGTATCAAATGAGGACTGTGTACACACTTTCTAGGATGACACAGATGATCCTCGGAATTCTGGTGAAAATGCGAAAAGAGAAACTTGACTAGTTTGTCCAGAATCGAGTTGAGGCGGTGTGCAATTAAATCAATTGATCGGTCAATTGAGAACGGGGAGAGTATTTTTTCACCAGAACCAGGCGACTCGACTTGACTCGACTTCAACCCCCCGCGCCGCTCACCTGTTTGTTCCACTTCCAGTCCGGTCCGCGGATCACCCTTGCACCCACGCCCTCCATGGAGAATCTTCGGACGTGGGCGGCCGCCGAGTTAGCGCCCCCCGCTGCCACGCCTCCTGGAGCGGTGGAGGATGACGAGGTGGTGCCATTCGGAATAGGGCCACCCCCGCCGCCCGTTGCACTGCTGCTCACTACCACACCCACAGCAGTCGCCTGTGTGCTGGTGTTGGTATTGCTGTTTGTTGGGGCTCCTCCACTGGCATTTGCGTTCGCCGCGTTTGTCGAGTCCTTGGCCGTCGGAAGGGCGGCCGCACAGGACATTTTTCCACTCCGCAAGGTCGTTGGGCGGATGGTCACGCTTTTCGCACGGTAAATTCCACTACTTTGTTGAGTAATTCGCGTTTATAGTCGGAGACACGGAAGACAGCCACggaatttttacaattttacaacCACCGAGCAGAGTGACCGTACTCGCACAAGCGATAGATGCCATGCGATAGTTTAGCTGTGGGACCGTAACACCTGTCATGACCAAACGTACTTTTTAAACGGTGGTCACTCTGTTGAGCACAGTGGAACAATGTGCGTCGAAGTAGCAACAAAAATTTAACGGTCACCAAAAAACTAacttcaataaaattaaaattgtgactttccttatgatttttgttttgattgaaaaagtgCAAACTTAGGGCCGTTGATTGATTTAttgatttcccatacgatttcaaggttttaaccctactttaaatttaacaaatgaaCGAGAAAATGGCCCTTAAAGTACACCTAatctaatttcggttttcaggCGTGTATATTTAACGAAGACATTTAtcccagcatttttgcattttttctaactttttcaactttggccaAATGTAGCTtcaaaactaatgaatggaactcaatgcattgtataagaaagttggagggcattctattgcCTGTAAAATGAATCATTTATAGTTGAAATcagttaaccacaactcaagttagaaattaaaagtgtcaaaaacgctttttacactttaaaaaaaattttatccataaaaaaaattttaagtgccattttcttaatcaggaagacgtaacGGGTAATTCATATAGTGAAGTGTGTTTTGTATTCGGGAATAGTATGTAATAGGCTTTTGAGGATgtcaaccaagccaaaaagctttaaacttaataataaattgaatattcTTGGAAAATTTTTCAGGACAATACCAATAATATGGACAAATAAGCCCTTTTTTAGAATCCTTTCggtatttttaaagttgtttttaaacgttttttttgacgttaagGTTAGAGAAAAACCACCTAAGACGTGTGACAGTCACTtcaatgcaaatgaaaaagtaactactacatatttttcaaccaaaccatatacatttttaagaataatGAGTAAGGAACACTATAAAGTCAACTGCTTTAAAATATTcgtaaggcttagtactcaacccaacaaaaagtcgtccaaaacaaaaaacttcataagaaaaacaacgtcaaaaaattttgtttcatatgaagtttttgttttggacgactatttgttgggttgagtactagc
It contains:
- the mib1 gene encoding E3 ubiquitin-protein ligase mind-bomb, with translation MSCAAALPTAKDSTNAANANASGGAPTNSNTNTSTQATAVGVVVSSSATGGGGGPIPNGTTSSSSTAPGGVAAGGANSAAAHVRRFSMEGVGARVIRGPDWKWNKQDGGEGHVGTVRNFESAEEVVVVWDNGTAANYRCAGAYDLRILDSAPTGVKHEGTMCDTCRQQPIFGIRWKCAECINYDLCSICYHGDKHHLRHRFYRITTPGGERTMLEPRRKSKKVLARGIFPGARVVRGVDWQWEDQDGGVGRRGKVNEIQDWSSASPRSAAYVIWDNGSKNLYRVGFEGMADLKVVNDAKGSNVYRDHLPLLGENGPGKGPHGFQIGDKVTVDLDLEIVQSLQHGHGGWTDGMFECLSNAGMVVGIDEDHDIVVAYNSGNRWTFNPAVLTKVSSPTTAPPEFQVGDIVKICSDVESIKILQRGHGEWADAMQLTLGKIGRVQQVYHDNDLKVEVGNTSWTYNPLAVCKVASSTASDGGCAPVIPSGERLSAILKKLFEPNVSGDATEEFVKAAANGFAARCEEYLAGAAQPSTSSASPSSGPDVNVNGVFAGHTALQAASQNGHIEVIQVLLRHSVDVEIEDKDGDRAVHHAAFGDEAAVIEILAKAGADLNARNKRRQTSLHIAVNKGHLNVVKTLLTLGCHPSLQDSEGDTPLHDAISKEHDEMLSLLLDFGADITLNNNNGFNALHHAALKGNPSAMKILLTKTNRPWIVEEKKDDGYTALHLAALNNHVEIAELLVHMGKANMDRQNVNLQTALHLAVERQHVQIVKLLVQDGADLNIPDKDGDTPLHEALRHHTLSQLKQLQDVEGFGKLLMGLRNANNKKASASIACFLAANGADLTLKNRKQQTPLDLCPDPNLCKTLVKCYNERKTDDSELPGNVAGTSSNARARAASSGGLNQSSSASLPLANLASSSTFPAASSSSIFALNEMSQSLHEDAPKSTPSLDECLVCSDAKRDTVFKPCGHVSCCETCAPRVKKCLICRETVSSREKIDECLVCSDRRAAVFFRPCGHMVACEHCSALMKKCVLCRTQIDEILSFSLCCGGSGRPEKVTAAAGGATSVGLPLAEERFMEAAAAKGAACSNNSGHNVVMNNTVVTPVAGSSNPLNSQNNLLAAAAASSNVSNLAAGGSVMVAPSNVNNFQMDVVQKLKQQLQDIKEQTMCPVCFDRIKNMVFLCGHGTCQMCGDQIEGCPICRKTVEKRILLF